Proteins encoded by one window of Flagellimonas lutaonensis:
- the mce gene encoding methylmalonyl-CoA epimerase — MDKIEHIGIAVRDLAASNKLFEKIFGMPHYKIEEVASEGVRTSFFEVGPNKIELLEATKDDSPIAKFIEKKGEGIHHIAFAVTDIRKEMDRLRAQGFRILNEEPKKGADNKWVAFLHPKDGNGVLIELCQEIPVRENT, encoded by the coding sequence ATGGACAAAATCGAGCACATCGGAATTGCCGTAAGGGATTTGGCTGCCTCAAACAAGCTTTTTGAAAAAATATTTGGCATGCCCCACTATAAGATTGAAGAAGTGGCCTCAGAAGGGGTGCGAACCTCTTTTTTTGAGGTGGGCCCCAATAAGATTGAATTGTTAGAGGCCACAAAAGATGACAGCCCTATTGCCAAGTTTATTGAAAAAAAGGGCGAGGGCATTCACCACATCGCATTTGCCGTAACTGATATAAGAAAAGAAATGGACCGTTTGCGCGCCCAAGGCTTTAGAATATTGAATGAAGAACCAAAAAAAGGGGCCGACAACAAGTGGGTCGCCTTTTTGCACCCCAAAGACGGTAACGGGGTATTGATCGAACTGTGCCAAGAAATACCTGTGCGAGAGAACACGTAA
- a CDS encoding outer membrane beta-barrel family protein: protein MKRLRLLPLLAVFVFCNLTAQTHQIIGKVVNESNEPIGFANVLLLSAIDSTFVKGTSADEGGRFLLDGIEPDLYLLQASYVGRGSKPLPLDIKSDISLGALILPSDIESLDEVVVTARRPTLERLADRLVFNVENTVVSQGNSWDILKSTPGVIVNQEELQIRGQSATIYLNGRKVQISGQEAKDLLEGLSGTNIKSVEVIANPPASFDAEGGPILNIVTNKNIVPGYKGSVTGNYTQAVFPKYSAGMSHYYKTEKLNVFANYTYNPKKELRRTSKGINFIDDTGLPYSIWETNIDEIKRTKAHNATGVLDYEFDDKNSLNFTTNVLFNPNQEWTSVLDTEIANRLGAIDSTFNTENTIDVDNSNLAFDLTYVHKLKKQGAQLSFNGHFTNFNQSFSQRIDSDYFDDNGDFIRNFGFTTASDQQIKIFTGQMDYATPLGASSFESGLKLSSISSESAIDYFNFTGNSQTVDASFSDDFEYDEKVYAAYLSWVKSWEKWSLKLGVRGELTDAQGVSLTLNTISEQDFFELFPSIYLLYSPSEKHSFAFDYGRRVDRPRYNDLNPFRNFNNENDFEEGNLGLRPYFSNNFNLNYTYGGKFFVDLYYRDNGQFINYLVFQDNENQTLRELRQNVLESTSYGLDFTFSKSILNPWYVYAYVSIFHENETFLAVESNNQEFRNELNGIYAYWANYLTLSKDGSLTGEATLTYISNFLYGSYISDEQLNLTLGLRKTLWNNRAVVSLAAEDVLRTYVPTYTSRYLNQDNFYRRRPETQFIRLGFTYNFGNFRLEDNQRGIDKKERDRLNGD from the coding sequence ATGAAACGCTTACGCTTATTGCCACTTTTGGCGGTCTTTGTTTTTTGCAATTTGACGGCTCAGACCCATCAAATTATCGGAAAGGTGGTCAACGAAAGCAACGAACCGATTGGTTTTGCCAATGTGCTGTTGTTGAGCGCCATCGACTCAACCTTTGTAAAAGGCACTTCGGCCGATGAGGGTGGCAGGTTTTTGTTGGATGGAATCGAACCCGACCTATACCTACTTCAGGCGAGTTATGTTGGTAGGGGGTCCAAGCCCTTGCCCCTTGATATAAAATCAGACATTTCGTTGGGGGCGCTTATTTTGCCAAGTGATATCGAAAGTCTTGACGAAGTGGTTGTAACCGCTAGGAGGCCAACATTGGAACGGTTGGCCGATCGATTGGTTTTCAATGTGGAAAACACCGTGGTCTCCCAGGGCAATTCATGGGATATTCTAAAAAGCACCCCAGGGGTCATTGTCAACCAAGAAGAGCTGCAGATTCGCGGACAATCGGCCACCATTTATCTCAATGGCAGAAAGGTTCAGATTTCAGGGCAAGAGGCAAAAGATTTGTTGGAAGGCCTTTCGGGCACCAATATCAAGTCGGTTGAGGTGATTGCCAACCCTCCCGCCAGTTTTGATGCCGAGGGAGGTCCAATTCTCAATATTGTGACCAACAAAAATATTGTGCCCGGCTATAAAGGTAGCGTAACGGGCAATTATACCCAGGCTGTTTTTCCGAAATACAGCGCTGGAATGAGCCACTATTACAAGACCGAAAAGCTCAATGTGTTTGCCAATTACACCTACAATCCCAAAAAGGAGCTTCGAAGAACAAGCAAGGGCATCAATTTTATTGACGATACCGGCCTGCCCTATTCCATTTGGGAAACCAACATCGATGAAATCAAGAGAACCAAGGCCCATAATGCCACAGGGGTGCTCGACTATGAATTTGATGACAAAAACAGCCTAAATTTTACCACGAATGTATTGTTCAATCCAAACCAGGAATGGACAAGCGTACTCGACACCGAGATTGCAAACAGATTGGGCGCAATTGATTCAACATTTAACACCGAGAACACCATAGATGTGGACAACAGTAACTTGGCCTTTGACTTGACCTATGTCCATAAACTGAAAAAACAGGGTGCGCAACTGTCTTTCAACGGACATTTTACGAATTTCAATCAGTCTTTTTCACAAAGAATAGATTCAGATTATTTTGACGACAACGGTGATTTCATAAGAAACTTTGGCTTCACCACGGCATCTGACCAACAGATAAAGATTTTTACTGGGCAGATGGACTATGCCACACCCTTGGGCGCTTCGTCTTTCGAATCGGGGCTAAAGCTCTCATCCATCTCGTCCGAAAGCGCTATAGATTATTTCAATTTCACAGGGAATAGCCAAACCGTCGATGCCTCGTTTTCAGATGATTTTGAGTATGATGAAAAGGTCTATGCAGCTTATTTGAGTTGGGTGAAGAGCTGGGAAAAGTGGTCTCTGAAACTTGGGGTTAGGGGCGAGCTTACAGATGCACAGGGCGTATCGCTTACGCTGAACACCATCAGTGAACAGGATTTTTTTGAACTATTTCCATCGATTTACCTACTGTACTCACCTTCGGAAAAACACAGCTTCGCCTTTGATTATGGGCGGCGGGTCGATCGCCCACGGTATAATGACCTCAACCCGTTCAGAAACTTTAACAACGAAAATGACTTCGAGGAAGGCAATTTAGGACTAAGACCCTACTTTTCGAACAACTTTAACCTCAACTACACCTATGGGGGCAAATTCTTTGTGGACCTTTATTATCGAGACAATGGCCAGTTTATAAATTATCTCGTTTTTCAAGACAACGAAAACCAGACATTGCGGGAATTAAGGCAAAATGTGCTTGAGAGCACCTCATACGGGCTTGACTTTACGTTTAGCAAGAGTATTTTGAACCCATGGTACGTATATGCCTACGTCTCTATCTTTCATGAAAATGAAACCTTTCTGGCCGTTGAGAGCAACAATCAAGAGTTTAGAAACGAGTTGAATGGCATTTATGCCTATTGGGCCAATTACCTTACCCTGTCGAAAGATGGTTCTCTGACGGGCGAAGCCACCCTAACCTACATTTCCAATTTTCTATATGGCTCATACATATCCGATGAGCAACTGAATCTCACTTTGGGCCTGCGCAAGACCCTTTGGAACAACCGTGCGGTAGTTTCACTTGCCGCCGAGGACGTGTTGCGCACTTATGTGCCCACCTATACCTCAAGGTATTTGAACCAAGACAACTTTTACCGTCGTAGGCCAGAAACCCAATTCATCCGCCTTGGGTTTACCTATAATTTTGGGAACTTCAGACTGGAAGACAACCAACGGGGCATCGATAAGAAAGAACGCGACCGTCTAAATGGCGATTAA
- a CDS encoding M20/M25/M40 family metallo-hydrolase produces the protein MYKYLLPLLLSFVISCKQEVPKGVNVEEVVSFLASDSLKGRATGSTDEIKSAEYLAEQLANLGYRPKGDGSSFFQTFTFKNTRDPHKEIEYIDAGDITTTGTNVIGFLDKAADKTVIIGAHYDHLGMGGEGSLHRGEPAIHNGADDNASGVAAVLQLAQKLKDSLTQSNILVMFFSGEELGLLGSNYFVKNPTIDLDKAHFMVNLDMVGRLRKDRTLSISGVGTSSIWKQTLNANNKNFKLVLKESGVGPSDHTSFYLQGIPVLHFFTGQHEDYHKPTDDPEKLNYQGISDIVAYITAICVDLDDDAPLSFKKTKNESEEVPRFKVGLGVIPDYLFDGKGMRIDGVSEDKPAQRAGLQKGDIVIQLGDSTVVDMMGYMRALSTFDEGDETKAVIVREGDSITVDIKF, from the coding sequence ATGTACAAATACCTATTGCCCCTACTGTTGTCATTCGTGATTTCCTGTAAACAAGAAGTCCCCAAGGGGGTCAATGTAGAAGAAGTAGTCTCCTTTTTGGCCTCTGATTCACTTAAAGGGCGGGCCACGGGATCGACCGATGAAATCAAGAGTGCCGAGTATCTTGCAGAGCAGTTGGCAAATTTGGGGTACCGACCCAAGGGCGATGGGTCAAGCTTTTTTCAGACATTCACGTTCAAAAATACCCGCGATCCGCACAAAGAAATCGAGTATATCGATGCGGGCGACATTACAACCACGGGCACCAACGTGATCGGTTTTCTTGATAAGGCTGCCGATAAGACGGTTATCATCGGCGCGCACTACGATCATTTGGGCATGGGCGGCGAGGGCTCGCTGCACCGTGGCGAACCTGCAATACACAATGGGGCCGATGACAATGCCAGTGGGGTGGCGGCTGTACTGCAGCTTGCACAAAAACTCAAGGATAGTCTGACCCAGTCGAACATCTTGGTCATGTTTTTTTCTGGGGAAGAATTGGGGCTGCTCGGGTCCAACTATTTTGTCAAGAACCCAACGATTGACCTTGACAAGGCACATTTTATGGTCAATTTGGACATGGTGGGCCGATTGCGCAAAGATCGCACCCTTTCCATCAGCGGTGTCGGTACGTCATCCATCTGGAAACAAACGTTGAACGCCAACAACAAGAATTTTAAACTCGTGTTAAAAGAAAGCGGTGTGGGCCCTTCTGACCATACTTCGTTCTACCTGCAAGGCATTCCAGTACTACATTTTTTTACGGGCCAGCACGAAGATTACCACAAACCGACCGATGATCCTGAAAAGCTGAATTATCAAGGCATCAGCGATATCGTAGCGTATATCACTGCCATCTGTGTTGATTTGGACGATGATGCTCCGCTATCCTTCAAAAAAACCAAGAACGAAAGTGAAGAAGTGCCACGTTTTAAAGTGGGTCTTGGGGTGATACCCGATTATCTTTTTGACGGCAAGGGCATGCGTATCGATGGGGTGAGCGAAGACAAGCCCGCCCAAAGGGCAGGTCTGCAAAAGGGCGATATCGTGATTCAACTGGGCGATAGCACTGTGGTTGATATGATGGGCTATATGCGGGCCCTGTCAACTTTCGACGAGGGCGATGAGACAAAGGCGGTAATTGTGCGAGAAGGCGACAGTATCACCGTTGACATCAAGTTTTAG
- a CDS encoding TolB family protein, translating into MYRLTIIPLVFVFMACKQQKKAEVANNPQETQQDSIPLVYAEEKHFKSLRQVTFGGDNAEAYWSFDDEMLVFQSNFTDWGVGCDQIFTMNRNDTFDGVRPPMVSTGMGRTTCSYFMPDNKHILYGSTHLADKECPEVPLRKNGKYVWPVYDSFDIFVADLDGNIVKQLTDEPGYDAEATVSPKGDKIVFTSDRSGDLELYTMDIDGSNVKQITDELGYDGGAFFSPDGTKLIFRASRPKTEEEIKEYKELLAQGLVQPTEMELFICNADGSDLRQLTFLGNANWCPFFHPSGEKIIFSSNFEAERGFPFNLYMIDIDGKNLERITHGETFDAFPVFSNNGKYLAFSSNRNNGGTRDTNLFIAEWQD; encoded by the coding sequence ATGTACCGACTGACCATCATTCCCCTCGTATTTGTTTTTATGGCCTGCAAGCAACAGAAGAAAGCGGAAGTGGCCAACAATCCCCAAGAAACACAACAAGACAGTATCCCCTTGGTCTATGCTGAAGAAAAACATTTTAAGAGCCTAAGGCAAGTGACATTTGGGGGTGATAATGCAGAGGCCTACTGGAGCTTTGACGATGAAATGCTGGTGTTTCAATCAAACTTTACCGATTGGGGCGTGGGATGCGACCAAATTTTTACCATGAACCGAAACGATACCTTTGATGGTGTTCGTCCGCCGATGGTAAGCACGGGCATGGGGCGAACCACCTGCTCTTATTTCATGCCCGACAATAAACACATTCTTTACGGATCTACCCACTTGGCAGACAAAGAATGTCCTGAGGTGCCCTTGCGCAAGAACGGCAAATATGTCTGGCCCGTTTACGACTCTTTTGACATTTTTGTGGCAGATCTTGATGGCAACATTGTCAAGCAACTGACAGATGAGCCCGGCTACGATGCCGAAGCTACCGTGTCGCCAAAAGGCGACAAGATTGTCTTTACCTCTGACCGAAGTGGCGACCTTGAGCTCTACACAATGGACATTGACGGTTCTAATGTGAAACAGATAACCGACGAACTGGGTTACGATGGCGGTGCCTTTTTCTCACCCGATGGCACCAAGTTGATTTTTAGAGCTTCACGACCAAAGACCGAGGAAGAAATCAAAGAATACAAAGAATTATTGGCCCAAGGGTTGGTACAGCCCACCGAAATGGAGCTTTTTATATGCAATGCCGATGGCTCTGACCTGAGGCAATTGACCTTTTTGGGAAATGCCAACTGGTGCCCTTTCTTTCACCCATCTGGGGAGAAAATTATCTTTTCGAGCAATTTTGAGGCAGAACGCGGCTTTCCGTTCAACCTATATATGATCGATATCGATGGCAAGAATTTAGAGCGGATTACCCACGGTGAGACCTTTGATGCCTTTCCTGTCTTCTCGAACAACGGAAAATATCTGGCCTTTTCAAGTAACCGAAACAATGGCGGAACGCGAGACACCAATTTGTTCATCGCAGAGTGGCAAGACTAA
- the dusB gene encoding tRNA dihydrouridine synthase DusB, which yields MVKIGDIELPDFPLLLAPMEDVSDPPFRALCKENGADVVYTEFISSEGLIRDAAKSVIKLDIYEKERPVGIQIFGAEMDSMLQAIDIVEQTGPDIIDINFGCPVKKVVCKNAGAGILRDIPLMVKLTEAMVKRTKLPVTVKTRLGWDESSIKIIEVAERLQDVGIKAISIHGRTRVQMYKGEADWRPIAEVKNNPRMHIPVFGNGDVNTPEAALKMRDEFGLDGAMIGRASIGNPWFFNQVKHYFETGSHLAPPPMQERVTAARRHLQMAIDWKGEKLGVLETRRHYTNYFKGIPHFKEYRMKMVTSDVAADVFAAFDEVLEKFGDYEFA from the coding sequence ATGGTCAAGATTGGAGACATAGAGCTTCCTGATTTTCCCTTGCTTCTTGCCCCTATGGAAGATGTGAGCGATCCCCCTTTTCGTGCCTTGTGCAAAGAAAATGGGGCCGATGTGGTCTATACTGAGTTCATCTCTTCCGAAGGCTTGATACGCGATGCGGCAAAGAGTGTCATCAAACTTGATATTTACGAAAAAGAGCGCCCGGTGGGCATTCAGATTTTCGGCGCTGAAATGGATTCCATGCTACAGGCCATTGACATAGTGGAGCAGACCGGCCCCGATATCATCGATATCAATTTTGGGTGCCCGGTCAAGAAAGTGGTCTGCAAAAATGCCGGGGCCGGTATACTTCGCGATATTCCGTTGATGGTCAAACTCACCGAGGCCATGGTCAAGCGAACCAAGTTGCCTGTAACCGTAAAAACACGATTGGGCTGGGATGAAAGTTCCATCAAGATAATCGAGGTGGCCGAGCGGCTTCAAGATGTCGGTATAAAGGCAATATCGATACATGGCCGAACAAGGGTTCAAATGTACAAGGGAGAAGCTGATTGGCGGCCCATTGCTGAGGTAAAGAACAACCCTAGAATGCATATTCCGGTATTTGGCAACGGCGATGTGAACACCCCTGAGGCGGCCCTGAAAATGAGGGATGAATTTGGGCTGGACGGCGCCATGATCGGGCGAGCCAGTATCGGCAACCCATGGTTTTTTAACCAAGTGAAGCACTATTTTGAAACAGGGTCTCACCTCGCGCCACCCCCAATGCAAGAACGGGTAACCGCTGCTAGGCGGCACCTTCAGATGGCCATAGACTGGAAAGGGGAAAAATTGGGAGTGTTGGAGACAAGACGGCACTATACCAATTACTTCAAGGGCATTCCCCATTTTAAGGAATACCGAATGAAAATGGTGACCAGCGATGTGGCAGCGGATGTCTTTGCGGCATTTGACGAGGTTTTGGAAAAATTCGGTGACTACGAGTTTGCCTAG
- a CDS encoding ABC transporter permease: MNFPLYIAKRYLRSKSSQNAVNIINFITFLVIIIGAAALFVVLSAFSGLKTFSLQFTNTFDPDLKAMPSSGKVFSVGPKEEQKLAAIEGVAHYSKELEERVYLSFREKGDLAFIKGVDENYRKTTGIDSTLYFGSWGIAKHNAVMGIGIYNLLGVPINNYRTPMMALAPKPGSGSFSQSGLGSKPYNELPLVVSGVYAIEEGLDKKYVFTELSLVQAFLEKDSTQISGINFKLNGKRPAEEIRQEIASVLGDKAKILSRRELNRTLYRMLNTENLATYLIFTLVLIIALFNVVGAIIMMILDKRQNSKTLYNLGATIKELRRIYFIQGLLVTTLGGLIGVLLGALLIGSQLAFGWLKITPSLAYPVEFDLTNVMVVVATIVVLGIISSKIASSRISKKLISSI; the protein is encoded by the coding sequence TTGAATTTTCCGCTGTACATCGCCAAACGATACCTGCGTTCAAAAAGCAGTCAAAATGCGGTCAACATCATCAATTTTATCACCTTTTTGGTCATCATCATAGGAGCGGCCGCTCTTTTTGTGGTATTGTCTGCCTTTTCAGGTCTCAAGACCTTCAGCCTTCAATTTACCAACACCTTTGACCCCGACCTAAAAGCCATGCCTTCATCTGGAAAAGTGTTTTCCGTAGGGCCCAAGGAAGAACAGAAACTGGCCGCCATCGAGGGTGTGGCACACTATTCAAAAGAATTGGAAGAGCGCGTTTACCTTTCTTTTCGCGAAAAAGGAGATCTGGCTTTCATCAAAGGGGTAGATGAAAACTACCGGAAAACAACGGGAATTGACAGCACGCTCTATTTTGGCAGTTGGGGCATTGCCAAGCACAATGCGGTCATGGGCATTGGCATTTACAACCTGTTGGGGGTGCCCATAAACAATTACAGAACTCCGATGATGGCCCTGGCCCCAAAACCGGGCAGCGGTTCGTTTTCGCAATCTGGTCTGGGTTCAAAACCCTATAACGAGCTGCCATTGGTGGTCAGTGGGGTATACGCCATTGAAGAGGGGCTTGACAAAAAATATGTTTTTACCGAACTATCACTGGTCCAAGCCTTTCTAGAGAAAGACAGCACCCAGATATCGGGCATCAATTTCAAGCTCAATGGCAAAAGACCGGCTGAAGAGATCCGGCAAGAAATCGCATCTGTATTGGGCGATAAGGCAAAAATATTGAGCAGAAGGGAGCTCAACCGAACCCTTTATCGAATGCTGAATACCGAGAACTTGGCCACCTACCTCATTTTTACGCTTGTATTGATCATTGCGCTGTTCAATGTGGTGGGTGCCATCATCATGATGATCCTGGACAAACGTCAAAACTCTAAGACCCTTTATAACCTTGGGGCCACGATCAAAGAATTGCGCCGTATCTACTTTATTCAAGGCTTGTTGGTTACCACATTGGGGGGTTTGATCGGAGTGCTGTTGGGCGCATTGTTGATAGGATCGCAATTGGCCTTTGGTTGGTTAAAGATCACTCCGTCACTGGCCTATCCCGTGGAATTTGACCTCACGAACGTAATGGTGGTGGTGGCGACGATTGTTGTCTTGGGCATCATATCCTCAAAAATTGCGAGTAGCCGAATCTCAAAGAAGCTCATCAGCAGTATTTGA
- the lepA gene encoding translation elongation factor 4: MKHIRNFCIIAHIDHGKSTLADRLLDFTGSVTEREKKEQLLDNMDLERERGITIKSHAIQMEYVHEGQTYVLNLIDTPGHVDFSYEVSRSIAACEGALLVVDAAQSIQAQTISNLYLALENDLEIIPVLNKVDLPSANPEEVTDDIVDLLGCKPEEVIPASAKTSIGIEAILTAIIERVPAPTGDPKAPLQALVFDSVYNPFRGVETYFRIVNGEIKKGQKIKFMATGKSYFADEIGTLKLTQNPKDKISTGDVGYLITGIKDAREVKVGDTITYSENPAKEAIAGFEDVKPMVFAGIYPVDTEDFEELRSSMEKLQLNDASLVFTPESSAALGFGFRCGFLGMLHMEIIQERLEREFDMTVITTVPNVSYHAFTTKEPEKPVIVNNPSDLPDPSTLDRVEEPYIKATIITKSDFVGNVMSLCIEKRGQITNQTYLTTERVELTFDMPLAEIVFDFYDRLKTVSKGYASFDYTPIGMRVSKLVRVDILLNAQPVDALSALVHFDNAYHIGKKMCEKLKELIPRQQFDIPIQAAIGSKIIARETIKALRKDVTAKCYGGDISRKRKLLEKQKKGKKRMRQVGNVEIPQQAFMAVLKLND; encoded by the coding sequence ATGAAACACATTCGAAATTTTTGCATAATTGCCCATATCGACCATGGTAAGAGTACCTTGGCCGACCGCCTGTTGGACTTTACCGGTTCGGTGACCGAGCGTGAAAAAAAAGAGCAACTGCTCGACAACATGGACCTTGAGCGCGAGCGGGGCATTACCATTAAAAGCCACGCCATTCAAATGGAGTATGTTCATGAGGGCCAAACATATGTGTTGAACCTTATCGATACTCCGGGCCACGTTGATTTTTCTTATGAGGTCTCTCGGTCAATTGCGGCCTGTGAAGGGGCACTTTTGGTGGTCGATGCGGCACAGAGCATTCAAGCCCAGACCATATCAAATCTATATCTGGCCTTGGAGAACGACCTTGAAATCATTCCTGTTTTGAACAAGGTAGACCTGCCAAGTGCGAACCCCGAAGAGGTGACAGATGACATTGTTGATTTGCTGGGGTGCAAACCAGAGGAGGTGATTCCGGCCAGTGCAAAGACCAGCATCGGAATTGAAGCTATTCTCACGGCCATCATTGAGCGGGTTCCCGCACCTACTGGGGATCCTAAAGCACCCTTGCAGGCCTTGGTCTTTGATTCTGTCTATAATCCCTTTAGGGGGGTTGAAACCTATTTCCGTATTGTCAACGGTGAAATCAAAAAAGGGCAAAAAATCAAGTTTATGGCCACAGGCAAAAGCTATTTTGCCGATGAGATCGGTACTTTGAAGCTCACCCAAAACCCAAAGGACAAAATTTCAACCGGTGATGTGGGCTATCTGATCACCGGCATCAAAGATGCCCGTGAGGTAAAGGTGGGCGATACGATCACGTACTCAGAAAATCCCGCAAAAGAGGCAATTGCTGGATTCGAAGATGTAAAGCCCATGGTATTTGCCGGAATCTATCCCGTAGATACCGAAGATTTTGAAGAACTGCGTTCTTCTATGGAAAAATTACAGCTCAATGATGCCTCTTTGGTATTTACGCCTGAGAGCAGTGCGGCCCTTGGTTTTGGTTTCCGGTGCGGTTTTCTTGGTATGTTGCACATGGAAATCATACAGGAACGGCTGGAGCGCGAATTTGATATGACGGTCATAACCACCGTTCCCAACGTTAGCTATCATGCCTTTACCACCAAAGAGCCAGAAAAACCGGTTATTGTCAACAACCCTTCGGACCTGCCCGACCCCTCTACCCTTGACCGGGTAGAAGAACCCTATATTAAGGCGACCATCATTACCAAGTCAGATTTTGTGGGTAACGTTATGTCGCTCTGTATTGAAAAAAGGGGGCAGATTACCAACCAGACGTACCTAACCACCGAACGTGTGGAGTTGACCTTTGATATGCCCTTGGCCGAAATTGTTTTTGATTTCTATGATCGGTTGAAAACGGTTTCAAAGGGTTATGCCTCTTTCGATTATACCCCTATCGGGATGCGGGTCTCAAAACTGGTAAGGGTAGATATTCTATTGAACGCCCAGCCAGTGGATGCCCTTTCGGCACTGGTGCATTTTGACAATGCCTACCACATTGGCAAAAAAATGTGCGAAAAGTTGAAAGAGCTCATTCCGCGGCAGCAGTTCGACATTCCGATCCAAGCGGCGATCGGCTCAAAGATCATCGCCAGGGAAACCATCAAGGCACTGAGAAAAGATGTGACCGCAAAATGTTACGGGGGCGACATTTCACGAAAGCGAAAACTGCTCGAAAAGCAGAAGAAAGGAAAGAAACGTATGCGGCAAGTGGGCAATGTCGAAATTCCACAGCAAGCCTTTATGGCCGTTCTGAAACTAAATGATTAA
- the rbfA gene encoding 30S ribosome-binding factor RbfA, with product METQRQKKIAKVIQQDLADILQRALTEGGTLGVIVSVSKVYVTADLSIAKAYISIFPNDKAPPLLEEIKSLGAQIRHQLAQRTKHQLRRVPQLAFFLDDSLDYIENIEKSLKGDENPIENPELLPKIKKS from the coding sequence ATGGAAACACAGCGACAAAAGAAAATTGCCAAAGTAATTCAGCAAGATTTGGCAGATATCCTACAAAGAGCCTTGACCGAGGGCGGCACTTTGGGGGTAATCGTTTCTGTGTCGAAGGTATATGTGACCGCCGACCTTTCGATTGCCAAGGCATACATCAGCATTTTTCCGAACGATAAGGCGCCGCCCTTGCTCGAAGAAATCAAATCGCTGGGGGCACAAATCAGACATCAGCTGGCCCAACGCACAAAACACCAGTTGCGCCGGGTACCGCAACTCGCTTTTTTTCTTGATGATTCTCTTGACTACATCGAGAACATAGAAAAATCTCTGAAGGGTGATGAAAACCCAATCGAGAATCCTGAACTGTTGCCCAAAATAAAGAAGTCGTAA